AGGTGGGGAGGCACGACCGTGCAGAAGACGGGGAGTGAGGGGCGCAGAGTGGCATCCATGTGCGCAATGTGGCAGTGCGTGACGATCCTGTCACTAATCGCGACCATGATTCATTCGGTTGTCTGAAAGCCGTCGCGTCGCGTTGACGGATCGACCGGACATCCCGTGGCTGCGACGGTGCATAACGAGTCTTAACTCACAAAGGGGTACAAAACGGACCAGGGGGTCTTGCATACTGAAACAGGTCCTCGCGTTACGGCGCGGCTCGGCTAGGCTCGGCCCATCATGCGTTTCGGGCTGCTTCTCCTTAGCTGCCGCGGCGAGGGTCTGTAGTCGTAGGCCGGCCCCCTCCCCGCGGAGTTTGGTGTTGCGGATTTACGACCGCCGTCGGCCGTCCCAGCGAACTACACGCGGACACGCGAGGAGCCCCACGCCATGAGTCAGCACACTTTCGCAGGTCGCCCCACGCCCATCACGAACGCGACCCACATGCAGAAGCCCTCCGGGATGCCCGTCCACAAGTACGGCTTCTACGAGCAGGTCGACATCCCGGACCGCACCTGGCCGAACGCCCGCGTCACCAAGGCCCCCCGCTGGCTGTCCACCGACCTGCGCGACGGCAACCAGTCGCTGATCGACCCGATGACCCCCGCCCGCAAGCGCGAGATGTTCGACCTGCTGGTGCGCATGGGCTACAAGGAGATCGAGGTCGGCTTCCCCTCCTCCGGTGAAACGGACTTCGCCTTCGTCCGCTCCATCATCGAAGAGGGCGCGATCCCGGACGACGTCACCATCTCCGTACTGACCCAGGCCCGCGAGGACCTGATCGAGCGGACCGTGGAGTCGCTGGTCGGCGCCAAGCGCGCCACCGTGCACCTGTACAACGCGACCGCCCCGACCTTCCGCCGGGTCGTCTTCCGCGGCTCCAAGGAGCAGATCAAGCAGATCGCCGTCGACGGCACCCGCCTGGTCATGGAGTACGCGGAGAAGCTGCTGGGCCCGGAGACCACCTTCGGCTACCAGTACAGCCCGGAGATCTTCACCGACACCGAGCTGGACTTCGCCCTGGAGGTCTGCGAGGCCGTCTGTGACGTCTGGCAGCCGGCCGAGGGCCGCGAGATCATCCTGAACCTGCCCGCCACCGTGGAGCGTTCCACGCCCTCCACCCACGCGGACCGCTTCGAGTGGATGGCCCGCAACCTGACCCGCCGCGAGCACATCTGCATCTCCGTCCACCCCCACAACGACCGCGGCACCGCCGTGGCGGCCGCCGAGCTGGCCCTGATGGCCGGCGCCGACCGCATCGAGGGCTGCCTGTTCGGGCAGGGCGAGCGCACCGGCAACGTCGACCTGATCACCCTGGGCATGAACCTGTTCTCCCAGGGCATCGACCCGCAGATCGACTTCTCGCAGATCGACGAGATCCGCCGCACCAGCGAGTACTGCAACCAGATGGAGGTCCACCCGCGCCACCCCTACGCGGGCGACCTGGTCTACACCGCCTTCTCCGGCTCCCACCAGGACGCCATCAAGAAGGGCTTCGACGCGATGGAGGCCGACGCGGCCGCCGCCGGCAAGACCGTGGACGAGATCGAGTGGGCCGTGCCGTACCTGCCCATCGACCCGAAGGACGTGGGCCGCTCCTACGAGGCCGTCATCCGGGTCAACTCCCAGTCCGGCAAGGGCGGCATCGCCTACGTCCTCAAGAACGACCACAAGCTGGACCTGCCGCGCCGCATGCAGATCGAGTTCTCGCGGATCATCCAGGCCAAGACCGACGCCGAGGGCGGCGAGGTCACGCCGAAGGCGATCTGGTCGGTCTTCCAGGACGAGTACCTGCCCAACCCCGAGAACCCGTGGGGCCGCATCCAGCTGCGCTCCGGCTCGACGGCAACGGACAAGGACGGCACCGACACGCTGACCGTCGAGGCGGTCGTGGACGGGGCCGAGACCGTCCTGACCGGCACCGGCAACGGTCCGATCTCGGCCTTCTTCGACGCGCTGGCCGGCATCGGCATCGACGCCCGCCTGCTGGACTACACCGAGCACACGATGAGCGAGGGCGCCTCCGCCGTGGCCGCCTCGTACATCGAGTGCGCGATCGACGGCCGCGTCCTGTGGGGCATCGGCATCGACGCCAACACCACCCGCGCCTCCCTGAAGGCGGTCATCTCCGCCGTCAACCGCGCGGGCCGCTGATCCCACCCGGTCCCACCGGCCGCGCGAGCGAACCCCGCACCTCCCCCGGAGGCGCGGGGTTCCGCTTTTTCCGGGCGGCGCCGCGCCTCGCGGTGGGGGCGCAGATCGGCCAACTCCGGTTCCCGGGCCAGGTTGTCTCGTCACACGCCTGACACACACTCACGGATGTGGCTAACATCACGCCCACCCGGCGATGGTGCCGTGGGGTCCGCATACGGAGGTGCGACGTGCTGCCAGTTCGGGGTGGGGACGGCCGGAAACTGACCGTATGGGGCATCCGTACCACCTGGAGCACCGTGGCCGACGGGGAGTTCTTCTGCCCCGGCTGCGGCGGTGACCGCAACTACCGCAGGCGCACCGGCCGACGCCGCTTCGCGGTCCTCGGCGTGCCGCTGCTGCCGCGCGGATCCGCCGGGCCGGTGGTCGAGTGCCAGGCCTGCAAGGAGCGCTTCGGCACCGACGTGCTGGACCACCTGACCACCACCCGCTTCTCGGCGATGCTGCGCGACGCCGTGCACACCGTGACGCTGGCCGTCCTCGCCGCCGGCGGGACCACCTCGCGCAGCGCCCTGGAGGCGGCCGTGGCGGCCGTACGGGGCGCCGGGTTCCAGGACTGCACGCAGGAGCAGCTGGAGGCCGTGGTGGACGCCCTGGCGACCGACGAGGGGCGGCTGGGGCTGTACGACGGCCCGGAGTGCTGCGGGGCCGCGCTCTCGATAGAGCTCCACGAGGCGCTGGAACCCCTCGCGCCGCACCTGGCCGGACCGGGTCGGGCGTCGCTCCTGCTCCAGGGCGCCCGGATCGCCCTCGCCGACGGGCCGTACATCCCGGCCGAGCGGGAGGTGCTGGCCACCGTGGGCGCGGCGCTGCGGATGGGAGCGGACGAGGTCGCCCGGCTGCTGTCGGCGGTCCGCGCCCCGTAGCGGTCCGCCGCACGACGGCCCGCGACGTCGGTCCCGCGCGACGTCGGTCCCGCGCGACGACGGTCCGCCGCACGACGGCCCCGCGCCGGTCCCCGCGCAGGGGACAATGGGCCCATGAGTCTGTTCCGCGACGACGGCATCGTGCTGCGCACCCAGAAGCTGGGTGAGGCGGACCGCATCATCACGCTCCTCACCCGGGGCCACGGCCGGGTGCGGGCCGTCGCCCGCGGGGTACGGCGCACGAAGTCCAAGTTCGGCGCCCGGCTGGAACCTTTCTCCCACGCCGACGTGCAGTTCTTCGCGCGCGGCAGCGACCTCGTCGGCCGCAGCCTGCCCCTGTGCACCCAGACCGAGATCATCGCCCCGTACGGCAACGGCATCGTCACCGACTACGCCCGCTACACCGCCGGCACCGCGATGCTGGAGACCGCCGAACGCTTCACCGAGAACGAGGGCGAACCGGCCGTCCAGCAGTACCTGCTGCTCGTCGGCGCCCTGCGCACGCTCTCGCGCGGTGAACACGAGCCGCACCTCATCCTGGACGCCTTCCTGCTGCGCTCGCTGGCCGTCAACGGCTACGCGCCGAGCTTCGAGGACTGCGCGAAGTGCGGCATCCACGGCCCCAACCGGCACTTCTCCGTCGCCGCGGGCGGGGTCATATGCGGCGACTGCCGGGTGCCGGGCAGCGTCGTACCCTCGTCGGAGGCCATCGCCCTGCTCAGCGCGCTGCTGACGGGCGACTGGGGTCACGCGGACGCCTGCGAGGCGCGTCACGTGCGGGAGGGCAGCGGGCTGGTCTCGGCCTATTTGCACTGGCATCTGGAGCGCGGGCTACGCTCCCTGCGATACGTCGAGAAATAGGAGCTGGGCACATGGCACGACGCGGGATTCTGGGACGCTCTCGCCGGGAGTACAAGGTTCCCGAGCCGCACCCGTCCGGTGAGCGCCCGCCGAAGATCCCCGGCGAGCTCGTCCCGAACCACGTCGCGGTCGTCATGGACGGCAACGGCCGCTGGGCCAAGGAGCGCGGGCTGCCGCGCACCGAGGGCCACAAGGTGGGCGAGGGCGTCGTGCTCGACGTGCTCAAGGGCTGCCTGGAGATGGGCGTCAAGAACCTGTCCCTGTACGCCTTCTCGACGGAGAACTGGAAGCGCTCGCCCGACGAGGTCCGCTTCCTGATGAACTTCAACCGGGACGTCATCCGGCGCCGCCGGGACGAGATGAACGAGCTGGGCATCCGCATCCGCTGGGTCGGCCGGATGCCGAAGATGTGGAAGTCGGTCGTCCAGGAGCTCCAGATCGCGCAGGAGCAGACCGTCGGCAACGACGCGATGACCCTGTACTTCTGCGTCAACTACGGCGGCCGCGCCGAGATCGCGGACGCGGCGCAGGCGATCGCCCGGGACGTGGCCGCCGGCAAGCTGGACCCGTCGAAGGTCAACGAGAAGACCTTCGCGAAGTACATCTACTACCCGGACATGCCGGACGTGGACCTGTTCCTGCGGCCGAGCGGCGAGCAGCGCACGTCCAACTACCTGATCTGGCAGAGCGCGTACGCCGAGATGGTCTTCCAGGACGTCCTGTGGCCGGACTTCGACCGCCGCGACCTGTGGCGCGCCTGCCTGGAGTACGCCCAGCGCGACCGCCGCTTCGGCGGCGCGGTCCCCAACCAGCCGGAGCCGGGCGCGTCCCGCTGACCCCGTCCGAGGCTTCCGGGCGGGGGGACGGCCCCTGCCCGGACCGCCCTCAGGAAGCGCCGGCGGCGCAGTCCGCGCAGGTCCCGAAGATCTCCACCGTGTGGGCGACGTTCACGTAGCCGTGCTCGGCCGCGATCGCCTCCGCCCACTTCTCCACCGCCGGGCCCTCGACCTCGACGGCCTTGCCGCACTTGCGGCACACGAGGTGGTGGTGGTGTTCGCCGGTGGAGCAGCGCCGGTAGACGGATTCGCCGTCGCTGGTGCGCAGCACGTCCACCTCGCCGGCGTCGGCGAGGGACTGGAGGGTGCGGTAGACCGTGGTCAGGCCCACGGAGTCGCCGCGGTGCTTGAGCATGTCGTGCAGCTCCTGGGCACTGCGGAACTCGTCCACCTCGTCCAGCGCCGCGGCCACGGCGGCGCGCTGCCGGGTGGATCGTCCTCGTACTGGCGCGGTCTCGCCAGGCGCAGTCGCCACCGGTTCCTCCTCGTATCGGCCTCGCCCCATTGTGCCAGGCTGCCGACGGGTCAAACCTTTACGTCGTCGCGTGTGCAGACCTCTTCGGCCACCCGGGCCGCCTTGGCCCGGCGCCGCGCCAGCGGGGTGGACAGGGCCGTCATGACCATGAAGACACCGATGGCGAGCAGCACGATCGTGGCGCCCGAGGGCACGTCGATGTAGTACGTGGCCGCCGTCCCGGTCAGGGACACCGTCAGGCTGATCGCGATGGCCAGGCCCAGCGTGGCCGCGAAACCGCGCGTCAGGCGCTGCGCGGCGGCGACCGGGATCACCATCATTGCGCTGACCAGCAGCAGGCCGACGATGCGCATGGCGACGGTCACGGTGATCGCGGCGGTGACCGCGATCAGCAGGTTCAGCGCGCGCACCGGCAGGCCGGTGACGCGGGCGAACTCCTCGTCCTGGCAGACGGCGAAGAGCTGCCGGCGCAGGCCGATGGTCACCGCGATGACGAACGCGGCCAGGATCACGACGGCGGTCACGTCCTGGGTCGAGACGGTGGTGATCGACCCGAACATGGCGCTGAGCAGGTTGGTGGTGGAGCCGCCGGGAGCCATGTTGATGATCATGACGCCGCCTGCGAGGCCGCCGTAGAAGAGCATCGCGAGCGCGACGTCGCCGCTGGTCCTGCCGCGGGAGCGGATCATCTCCATGACGACGGCACCGAGGACGGCGACGAGCGTCGCCATCCACACCGGGCTGGTGTTGAGCAGGAAGCCGAGGGCGACACCGGTCATGGCGACGTGGCCGAGGCCGTCCCCCATGACGGCCTGGCGGCGCTGGACGAGGTAGGTGCCGATCGCGGGGGCGGTGATGCCGACCAGGGCGGCGGCGATCAGGGCCCGCACCATGAAGGGGTAGTGGAGGAGGTCCATCAGCTCAGCAGTCCCGTCCGCAGGGGCTCGGCGTCGTGCGCCGCGTGGGGGTGTACGTGGTCGTGGCCGGGCAGGGCGTGCTGGCCGACGGCCTGCGGGGGCGGGCCGTCGTGCACGACGCAGCCGTCGCGCAGGACGACGGCCCGGTCGATCAGCGGCTCCAGGGGGCCCAGCTCGTGCAGGACGAGCAGGACGGTCGTACCGGCGGCCACCTGGCGCCGTACGGCCTTGGCCAGGACCTCCTGGTTGGCCAGGTCGACGCCGGCCATGGGTTCGTCCATGATCAGGAGTTCGGGCTCGACGGCGAGCGCCCGGGCGATGAGCACGCGCTGGTGCTGCCCGCCGGAGAGGGCGTTGACGGAGGCGTCGGCGTGCGCGTTCATGTCCACGAGGTCCAGCGCGCGCTCGACGGCGATCCGGTCGGTCTTGCGCAGGACGCCGAAGCGGGAGCGGGCCAGCCGGCCGGCGGAGACGACCTCCCGGACGGTGGCGGGGACGCCGCTGGCGGCGGTGGTGCGCTGGGGGACGTAGCCGATCCGCGACCACTGCCGGAAGCGCTTGAAGTCGGTGCCGAAGAGGGACAGCGTGCCGTCGCTCAGCGGGACCTGGCCGACCACGGCGCGGACGGCGGTGGACTTGCCCGAGCCGTTGGCGCCGAGGAGCGCGACGACCTCGCCGCGGCGGACGGTGAGGTCGACCCCGCGCAGCACGGGGCGCGAGCCGAGCGAGGCGGTGGCCCCGCGCAGGGATATGACGGGCTGCTCGGCCGCCGATGCGGCCGTACCGGATTCCATGGCCATGGCTCGCGCCTCCGTTGCTGCTGCTGTCATCACTTGGTGCCGAGCGCCTTCTGCAGGTTCTTGAGGTTGGACCGCATGACCTCGAAGTAGTCGGCGCCCTGGGACTTGTCGGTGATCCCCTCGAGGGGATCGAGGACGTCGGTCTTGAGGCCCGTGTCGGCGGCGAGGGTCTTGGCGGTCTTGTCGCTGGCCAGCGTCTCGAAGAACACGGTGGACACATTGTCCTTCTTCGCGACGGCCTGGAGGTCCTTCATCCGGGCCGGGCTGGGCTCGGACTCGGGGTCGACGCCGGAGATGCCCTCCTGGTCCAGGCCGTAGCGCTCGGCGAGGTAGCCGAAGGCGGCGTGGGTGGTGATGAAGGTCTTGGAGGCGGTGCCGCCCAGGCCGTTCTTGTACTCGGTGTCCAGGGCGGTCAGCCTGGCCAGCAGGTCGTCGGTGTTCTTCTTGTACTCGGCCGCGTGGGCGGGATCGGCCTTCTCCAGGGCGGCGCCGACACCCTTGGCGATCTCCGCGTACTTGTGGGGGTCGAGCCAGACGTGGGGGTCCGCGCCGGCCTCGCCGTGCGCGTGACCCTCCTCTTCGCCCTCGGTCGCGTGGTCGTGGTGGCCGGAGGCGGCGTGCTGCTCCAGCTTGGTGAGGGTGGCGGCGTCGACGGTGTTCTTCACGCCGGCCTGGGCCACCGCCTTGTCGACGGCGGGCTGGAGGTTCTTGAGGTAGAGCACGACATCGGACTCGGTGAGCCGGGCGGTCTGCTTGGGGGTGATCTCCAGGTCGTGCGGTTCGACGCCCGGCTTGGTCAGGCTGGTGACCTGCACGTGGTCCTTGCCGATCTGTTCGGCGAGGTACTGCAGCGGGTAGAACGACGCCATCACGTCGAGCCTGCCGTCCTCGGCGGCTCCGGAGGCACCGGCGCCGGAACAGGCGGTGAGGGCCGTCGCGGCGAGGGCCACGGCTCCGGCGAGGGCGGCCGTGGGTATGAGGCGTCGTACGTTCATGACATCCATTTTCATCAAAGATGGAAACGGTTGTCAAAAACCCTGGTGGGGCAGCCCGGGCAGGGCCGTTGAAGGGGTCCCGATTTGATAGCGGGGGTGCGGGCGCCGGTAACCTAAAGGCTTCGCCGTTCGTCCTCGTAATGAAGAGAGCACCGTGGCCGCCGACAAGATCGAAACCATCGTCAGCCTGAGCAAGCGCCGTGGCTTCGTTTTCCCGTGCAGTGAGATCTACGGCGGCTCCAGGGCTGCCTGGGACTACGGTCCGCTCGGCGTCGAGCTCAAGGAAAACATCAAGCGCCAGTGGTGGAAGGCCATGGTCACCGGCCGCGAGGACATCGTCGGACTCGACTCCTCCGTGATCCTGGCCCCCGAGGTGTGGCAGGCCTCCGGCCACGTCGCCACCTTCTCCGACCCGCTCACCGAGTGCACCTCCTGCCACAAGCGGCACCGCGCGGACCACCTGGAAGAGGCGTACGAGGCCAAGCACGGCCGTCCGCCGGCCAACGGTCTCGCCGACATCAACTGCCCCAACTGTGGTGTGAAGGGCCAGTTCACCGAGCCGAAGCAGTTCTCCGGCATGCTGGAGACCCACCTCGGCCCGACCCAGGACACCGGCTCCAAGGCGTACCTGCGCCCCGAGACGGCCCAGGGCATCTTCACCAACTTCGCCCAGGTGCAGACCACCTCGCGCAAGAAGCCCCCCTTCGGCATCGCGCAGATGGGCAAGTCCTTCCGCAACGAGATCACGCCCGGCAACTTCATCTTCCGCACCCGCGAGTTCGAGCAGATGGAGATGGAGTTCTTCGTCAAGCCGGGCGAGGACGAGCAGTGGCAGGAGTACTGGATGGCCGAGCGGTGGAACTGGTACCGCGACCTCGGCATCCGCGAGGAGAACATCCGCTGGTACGAGCACCCGAAGGAGAAGCTGTCCCACTACTCGAAGCGCACCGCCGACATCGAGTACCGCTTCAACTTCGGTGGCAACGAGTTCTCCGAGCTGGAGGGCGTGGCCAACCGCACGGACTTCGACCTCAAGGCCCACTCCGCCGCCTCCGGCC
This Streptomyces sp. NBC_00539 DNA region includes the following protein-coding sequences:
- the recO gene encoding DNA repair protein RecO, giving the protein MSLFRDDGIVLRTQKLGEADRIITLLTRGHGRVRAVARGVRRTKSKFGARLEPFSHADVQFFARGSDLVGRSLPLCTQTEIIAPYGNGIVTDYARYTAGTAMLETAERFTENEGEPAVQQYLLLVGALRTLSRGEHEPHLILDAFLLRSLAVNGYAPSFEDCAKCGIHGPNRHFSVAAGGVICGDCRVPGSVVPSSEAIALLSALLTGDWGHADACEARHVREGSGLVSAYLHWHLERGLRSLRYVEK
- a CDS encoding metal ABC transporter permease, with translation MDLLHYPFMVRALIAAALVGITAPAIGTYLVQRRQAVMGDGLGHVAMTGVALGFLLNTSPVWMATLVAVLGAVVMEMIRSRGRTSGDVALAMLFYGGLAGGVMIINMAPGGSTTNLLSAMFGSITTVSTQDVTAVVILAAFVIAVTIGLRRQLFAVCQDEEFARVTGLPVRALNLLIAVTAAITVTVAMRIVGLLLVSAMMVIPVAAAQRLTRGFAATLGLAIAISLTVSLTGTAATYYIDVPSGATIVLLAIGVFMVMTALSTPLARRRAKAARVAEEVCTRDDVKV
- a CDS encoding isoprenyl transferase; translation: MARRGILGRSRREYKVPEPHPSGERPPKIPGELVPNHVAVVMDGNGRWAKERGLPRTEGHKVGEGVVLDVLKGCLEMGVKNLSLYAFSTENWKRSPDEVRFLMNFNRDVIRRRRDEMNELGIRIRWVGRMPKMWKSVVQELQIAQEQTVGNDAMTLYFCVNYGGRAEIADAAQAIARDVAAGKLDPSKVNEKTFAKYIYYPDMPDVDLFLRPSGEQRTSNYLIWQSAYAEMVFQDVLWPDFDRRDLWRACLEYAQRDRRFGGAVPNQPEPGASR
- a CDS encoding glycine--tRNA ligase, encoding MAADKIETIVSLSKRRGFVFPCSEIYGGSRAAWDYGPLGVELKENIKRQWWKAMVTGREDIVGLDSSVILAPEVWQASGHVATFSDPLTECTSCHKRHRADHLEEAYEAKHGRPPANGLADINCPNCGVKGQFTEPKQFSGMLETHLGPTQDTGSKAYLRPETAQGIFTNFAQVQTTSRKKPPFGIAQMGKSFRNEITPGNFIFRTREFEQMEMEFFVKPGEDEQWQEYWMAERWNWYRDLGIREENIRWYEHPKEKLSHYSKRTADIEYRFNFGGNEFSELEGVANRTDFDLKAHSAASGQDLSYFDQEAGERYTPYVIEPAAGVNRAMLAFMLDAYNEDEAPNAKGVMEKRTVMRLDPRLAPIKVAVLPLSRNPQLSPKAKGLAADLRKNWNIEFDDAGAIGRRYRRQDEIGTPFCVTVDFDTLDDNAVTVRERDTMKQERVSLDQIQSYLGSRLLGC
- a CDS encoding metal ABC transporter substrate-binding protein; this translates as MNVRRLIPTAALAGAVALAATALTACSGAGASGAAEDGRLDVMASFYPLQYLAEQIGKDHVQVTSLTKPGVEPHDLEITPKQTARLTESDVVLYLKNLQPAVDKAVAQAGVKNTVDAATLTKLEQHAASGHHDHATEGEEEGHAHGEAGADPHVWLDPHKYAEIAKGVGAALEKADPAHAAEYKKNTDDLLARLTALDTEYKNGLGGTASKTFITTHAAFGYLAERYGLDQEGISGVDPESEPSPARMKDLQAVAKKDNVSTVFFETLASDKTAKTLAADTGLKTDVLDPLEGITDKSQGADYFEVMRSNLKNLQKALGTK
- a CDS encoding metal ABC transporter ATP-binding protein; the protein is MESGTAASAAEQPVISLRGATASLGSRPVLRGVDLTVRRGEVVALLGANGSGKSTAVRAVVGQVPLSDGTLSLFGTDFKRFRQWSRIGYVPQRTTAASGVPATVREVVSAGRLARSRFGVLRKTDRIAVERALDLVDMNAHADASVNALSGGQHQRVLIARALAVEPELLIMDEPMAGVDLANQEVLAKAVRRQVAAGTTVLLVLHELGPLEPLIDRAVVLRDGCVVHDGPPPQAVGQHALPGHDHVHPHAAHDAEPLRTGLLS
- a CDS encoding TerB family tellurite resistance protein, coding for MLPVRGGDGRKLTVWGIRTTWSTVADGEFFCPGCGGDRNYRRRTGRRRFAVLGVPLLPRGSAGPVVECQACKERFGTDVLDHLTTTRFSAMLRDAVHTVTLAVLAAGGTTSRSALEAAVAAVRGAGFQDCTQEQLEAVVDALATDEGRLGLYDGPECCGAALSIELHEALEPLAPHLAGPGRASLLLQGARIALADGPYIPAEREVLATVGAALRMGADEVARLLSAVRAP
- a CDS encoding Fur family transcriptional regulator; the protein is MGRGRYEEEPVATAPGETAPVRGRSTRQRAAVAAALDEVDEFRSAQELHDMLKHRGDSVGLTTVYRTLQSLADAGEVDVLRTSDGESVYRRCSTGEHHHHLVCRKCGKAVEVEGPAVEKWAEAIAAEHGYVNVAHTVEIFGTCADCAAGAS
- the leuA gene encoding 2-isopropylmalate synthase codes for the protein MSQHTFAGRPTPITNATHMQKPSGMPVHKYGFYEQVDIPDRTWPNARVTKAPRWLSTDLRDGNQSLIDPMTPARKREMFDLLVRMGYKEIEVGFPSSGETDFAFVRSIIEEGAIPDDVTISVLTQAREDLIERTVESLVGAKRATVHLYNATAPTFRRVVFRGSKEQIKQIAVDGTRLVMEYAEKLLGPETTFGYQYSPEIFTDTELDFALEVCEAVCDVWQPAEGREIILNLPATVERSTPSTHADRFEWMARNLTRREHICISVHPHNDRGTAVAAAELALMAGADRIEGCLFGQGERTGNVDLITLGMNLFSQGIDPQIDFSQIDEIRRTSEYCNQMEVHPRHPYAGDLVYTAFSGSHQDAIKKGFDAMEADAAAAGKTVDEIEWAVPYLPIDPKDVGRSYEAVIRVNSQSGKGGIAYVLKNDHKLDLPRRMQIEFSRIIQAKTDAEGGEVTPKAIWSVFQDEYLPNPENPWGRIQLRSGSTATDKDGTDTLTVEAVVDGAETVLTGTGNGPISAFFDALAGIGIDARLLDYTEHTMSEGASAVAASYIECAIDGRVLWGIGIDANTTRASLKAVISAVNRAGR